One genomic window of Desulfurococcus mucosus DSM 2162 includes the following:
- a CDS encoding S16 family serine protease: MPWRTVVIPVLVLVTLFLCTPMAVGESRLLGYSYVKSIDVYAPAVSGSGQGVLSKTTLIVAYPGNGRVFFSALPYTELDTQGAARIAAYVASLIAGVPFDEFDYYVVTESSTPIIGGPSSGGLMTIGFLSLLTNRSLQPWVTMTGMINPDGTIGPVGGLKEKLDAAASNGFKMFLIPFGQRQYQYPVIQETRLPWGVVRRVVYKSIDLVEYGRSINVSVIEVKSVFDAFTYFTGVNISGSTYAQLQYNVPSGVVDSLLGELTTLISDAFSKAEDVRNPFYKGSLLTALSSLNTTLSTLYSAKDTRPAYVFMKGLDLYSGAMYYGLLADVLSNKLSVDMVVNTVNLTLLRVGEEFGKVGVFRGLDSVLWLSLARAIYYRAGYYYANALSSSSDSEKLMYLAHTLSYARQAEAFLNMSSISVNESATLTRVSMNTRSLYALSSTVYSYVSALINEVGGNTQALNDASDYYTLLNSQVASDNLTMLGFTVYSIGESLYALHQAFEQNSLESVASVQSSISVNLCHGVDRYSTIGFFREYGLEAMGIGDYSSAVEAFSMGISMCMVVRLALSAGNISVLTTPPQEVSVSTPSMEWGGGSTNNTSGSSGSANTMLVKYLAIVGAMLAIVSIVLALRILRTPGPRGDAAGGLFLDKGFKPV; this comes from the coding sequence ATGCCCTGGCGCACCGTGGTGATCCCTGTACTCGTGCTCGTCACACTGTTCCTTTGTACACCCATGGCAGTAGGGGAGTCCAGGCTGCTTGGCTACAGTTACGTGAAGTCCATCGATGTCTATGCACCAGCCGTGTCTGGTAGTGGTCAGGGCGTGTTATCCAAGACGACTCTGATAGTGGCGTATCCCGGTAACGGCCGGGTGTTCTTCTCAGCTCTACCCTACACCGAGCTCGATACCCAGGGAGCAGCTAGAATAGCAGCCTATGTTGCATCACTTATCGCCGGGGTTCCATTCGACGAGTTTGATTACTATGTTGTTACAGAGTCAAGTACGCCGATAATAGGGGGCCCTAGTTCCGGAGGGCTCATGACCATAGGGTTTCTCTCATTGTTGACTAATAGGTCTCTTCAACCATGGGTAACCATGACTGGAATGATAAACCCAGACGGCACGATAGGACCCGTGGGCGGGTTGAAGGAGAAGCTTGATGCAGCGGCTTCCAACGGCTTTAAGATGTTTCTCATACCTTTCGGTCAGCGCCAATACCAGTACCCTGTTATCCAGGAGACGCGTCTCCCATGGGGTGTTGTGAGAAGAGTGGTTTACAAGAGCATAGATCTCGTTGAATACGGTAGGAGCATTAATGTATCCGTCATAGAGGTAAAGTCGGTCTTCGATGCTTTCACATATTTCACCGGGGTCAACATCTCGGGATCCACATATGCTCAACTCCAATACAATGTGCCTAGTGGAGTCGTTGACAGCCTTCTGGGCGAGCTGACTACATTGATAAGCGACGCGTTTTCTAAGGCTGAAGACGTTAGAAACCCCTTCTACAAGGGCTCCTTGCTCACAGCACTCAGCAGCTTGAACACGACTCTCTCAACCCTCTACTCTGCCAAGGATACGCGTCCAGCCTACGTCTTCATGAAGGGACTCGACCTCTACAGTGGTGCCATGTATTATGGACTCCTAGCCGACGTACTCTCCAACAAGCTCAGTGTTGACATGGTTGTGAACACAGTTAATTTAACGCTTCTCAGGGTTGGCGAGGAGTTTGGCAAAGTAGGAGTGTTCAGGGGATTGGATTCAGTGCTCTGGCTCTCCCTAGCTAGGGCCATATACTACAGAGCCGGCTACTACTATGCTAATGCGCTTTCATCTAGCTCAGACTCTGAGAAACTAATGTACCTGGCTCACACTCTCTCCTATGCGAGGCAGGCTGAGGCATTCCTTAACATGTCTTCAATCAGCGTCAATGAATCGGCAACGCTGACTCGGGTTTCAATGAATACTAGAAGCCTCTATGCGCTTTCATCCACCGTATACTCGTATGTGAGTGCACTCATTAACGAGGTAGGCGGAAACACGCAGGCTTTAAACGATGCCTCCGACTACTATACCCTCCTAAATTCCCAGGTTGCAAGCGACAACCTTACCATGCTAGGGTTCACCGTGTACTCTATTGGGGAGTCACTCTACGCCCTCCACCAGGCATTCGAGCAAAACAGCCTGGAGTCCGTGGCAAGTGTTCAGTCAAGCATATCGGTAAATCTCTGCCATGGTGTCGACAGGTACTCAACGATAGGATTCTTCAGAGAGTATGGCTTAGAGGCCATGGGCATCGGCGACTACTCTTCAGCCGTGGAGGCATTCTCAATGGGAATCTCAATGTGCATGGTGGTAAGGCTCGCGCTTTCAGCCGGTAACATTAGTGTGCTCACTACACCTCCCCAGGAGGTAAGCGTCTCAACGCCCTCCATGGAGTGGGGTGGTGGAAGCACTAATAACACCAGTGGATCCAGCGGGTCGGCGAATACAATGCTCGTGAAATACCTGGCTATAGTTGGAGCCATGCTTGCTATCGTTTCAATAGTGCTGGCTCTAAGGATACTCAGGACTCCCGGTCCTCGTGGAGACGCAGCTGGTGGACTGTTTTTGGATAAAGGTTTTAAACCGGTTTAG